From the Plectropomus leopardus isolate mb chromosome 18, YSFRI_Pleo_2.0, whole genome shotgun sequence genome, one window contains:
- the cpne4b gene encoding copine-4: MSNIYESAEATLGFISSPCLTKVELRVACRGISDRDALSKPDPCVVLKMQSHGQWFEVDRTEVIRSSSGPVFSKIFLVDYYFEEVQRLRFELHDISSGNNGLRDADFLGAMECTLGQIVSQRKLSKALLKQGNTAGKSSITVTAEELSGNDDYVELSFSARKLDDKDFFSKSDPFLEIFRINDDGTESLVHRTETVMNNLSPVWKSFKVSLNTLCSGDHDRELKCTVWDWDSNGKHDFIGEFQTTFKEMRAEQEGKQLQWECINPKYQMKKKNYRNSGVVILNHCKIIKMYSFLDYIMGGCQIQFTVAIDFTASNGDPRNSCSLHYIHPYQPNEYLKALVAVGEICQDYDSDKMFPAFGFGALIPPDFKVSHDFAVNFDEDNPECAGIQGVVEAYQNCLPKIQLYGPTNIAPIIQKVASSASEEMHTKEAMEYFILLILTDGVITDMADTREAIVHASHLPMSVIIVGVGNADFTDMQILDGDDGILRSPKGEPVLRDIVQFVPFKDFKHASPAALAKSVLAEVPNQVVDYYNAKGIKPKCMSDYESTRTFSP, from the exons ATGAGTAACATCTATGAGTCTGCGGAGGCCACGCTGGGCTTCATCAGCTCTCCATGTCTGACCAAAGTGGAGCTGAGAGTGGCCTGCCGGGGGATCTCAGACCGCGACGCCCTCTCCAAACCAGACCCTTGTGTTGTGCTGAAGATGCAGTCGCACGGGCAATGGTTTGAG GTGGACCGCACAGAGGTGATTCGCAGCAGTAGTGGCCCAGTGTTCTCCAAGATTTTTCTGGTGGATTACTACTTCGAGGAGGTCCAGAGGCTCCGTTTTGAACTGCATGACATCAGCTCTGGCAACAATGGCCTCCGTGACGCTGACTTCCTGGGAGCCATGGAGTGCACCTTAGGACAG ATCGTCTCTCAGAGGAAACTGTCCAAAGCTCTTCTCAAGCAGGGAAACACTGCTGGAAAGTCCTCCATAACG GTGACAGCAGAGGAGTTGTCTGGTAATGACGATTATGTTGAACTCTCCTTCAGCGCTCGTAAACTAGATGACAAG GATTTCTTCAGCAAGTCAGACCCTTTCCTGGAGATTTTTAGAATAAATGATGACGGGACTGAGTCGCTTGTGCACAGAACTGAG ACGGTCATGAACAACCTGAGCCCAGTTTGGAAATCCTTCAAAGTTTCCTTGAACACTCTCTGCAGTGGTGACCATGACAGAGAGCTAAAG TGCACAGTTTGGGACTGGGACTCTAATGGAAAACACGACTTTATTGGGGAGTTTCAGACCACCTTTAAGGagatgagagcagagcaggaggGCAAACAG ctTCAATGGGAGTGCATAAACCCTAAATAccagatgaagaagaagaattacAGAAACTCTGGCGTTGTCATTCTCAACCACTGTAAG ATCATCAAAATGTATTCCTTCCTGGACTACATCATGGGAGGCTGTCAAATTCAGTTCACA GTGGCAATAGACTTCACAGCGTCCAACGGGGATCCCAGAAACAGCTGCTCCCTCCACTACATCCACCCCTACCAGCCCAATGAGTACCTGAAAGCGCTGGTGGCTGTAGGGGAGATCTGCCAAGACTATGACAG TGATAAAATGTTCCCTGCGTTTGGTTTCGGAGCCCTGATACCACCTGACTTCAAG GTTTCACACGATTTCGCCGTGAACTTCGACGAGGACAATCCCGAATGTGCTG GGATTCAGGGCGTGGTGGAGGCCTACCAGAATTGCCTCCCTAAGATCCAGCTTTATGGGCCCACCAACATCGCCCCAATCATCCAGAAAGTGGCCTCGTCTGCCTCAGAGGAGATGCACACCAAAGAGGCCATg GAATATTTCATCCTGCTGATCCTGACAGACGGCGTCATCACCGACATGGCGGACACACGGGAGGCCATCGTGCACGCCTCCCACCTGCCCATGTCGGTCATTATTGTCGGCGTGGGCAACGCAGACTTCACAGACATGCAGATATTGGATGGGGACGATGGGATCCTGCGTTCACCAAAGGGCGAGCCCGTCCTCCGTGACATCGTCCAGTTCGTCCCCTTCAAGGACTTCAAACAC